One window of Candidatus Delongbacteria bacterium genomic DNA carries:
- a CDS encoding chemotaxis response regulator protein-glutamate methylesterase: MSKKINVLVVDDSALVRKILREGLAEDPEIEVIGTASDPFQARDMIKQLNPDVLTLDVEMPRMDGVEFLRRMMPVRPMPVIMVSSLTDRGAQITMDALDAGALDFVTKPSTDVKRGLELLIYQLREKVKIASKASVKRTKPRMEVTVDKPKLPTSALDSTTDKVIAIGASTGGTEAIKEVITKFPVNTPGVVIVQHMPPGFTKMFSQRLNTLCQMDVKEAEDGDRVMRGRILIAPGGMQMKVVRVGGVYRVKIEKGDLVCGHMPSVEVLFDSVAENVGKNAIGVILTGMGKDGAGGMLNMKNSGAFTIAQDKSSCVVFGMPMEAFKLGGVEKLLPLSKIADEVKKNIL; encoded by the coding sequence TTGAGCAAGAAGATAAATGTACTTGTAGTGGATGACTCAGCTTTAGTTAGAAAAATCTTAAGAGAAGGTCTGGCTGAGGATCCTGAAATTGAAGTTATTGGTACAGCATCAGACCCTTTTCAAGCTCGAGATATGATTAAACAACTAAACCCAGATGTTTTAACTCTCGATGTAGAAATGCCTAGAATGGATGGCGTCGAGTTTTTAAGAAGAATGATGCCGGTAAGACCTATGCCGGTTATAATGGTTAGCTCCTTAACCGACAGAGGTGCTCAAATCACAATGGACGCATTGGATGCAGGGGCTTTAGATTTTGTTACTAAACCATCTACCGATGTGAAAAGAGGATTGGAATTACTTATATACCAATTGAGAGAAAAAGTCAAAATTGCATCTAAAGCAAGTGTAAAGAGAACAAAACCTCGAATGGAAGTTACGGTTGATAAACCAAAATTACCAACTTCAGCTCTAGATTCAACCACAGACAAAGTAATTGCTATCGGTGCTTCGACTGGTGGAACAGAAGCAATCAAGGAAGTAATAACAAAATTCCCAGTTAATACTCCCGGTGTTGTAATTGTTCAGCATATGCCACCTGGTTTTACAAAGATGTTTTCTCAAAGATTGAATACTCTTTGCCAAATGGACGTTAAAGAAGCCGAGGATGGTGACCGTGTCATGAGGGGAAGAATTCTTATTGCACCTGGTGGGATGCAAATGAAGGTGGTCAGGGTTGGTGGCGTTTATAGAGTTAAAATTGAAAAAGGTGATTTAGTTTGTGGTCATATGCCTTCTGTTGAAGTGTTGTTTGATTCTGTTGCTGAAAATGTAGGTAAAAATGCTATTGGAGTAATATTGACAGGTATGGGTAAAGATGGAGCCGGAGGTATGTTAAACATGAAAAATTCCGGAGCATTTACAATTGCCCAAGATAAATCTTCCTGTGTTGTATTTGGAATGCCGATGGAGGCTTTTAAGCTTGGAGGTGTTGAAAAACTCCTACCTCTTTCAAAAATAGCTGACGAGGTTAAAAAGAACATATTATGA
- a CDS encoding prepilin peptidase, producing MKNLIVATFDNWYTVLLFGLLYGSFLNVVIYRIPKGLSISYPPSNCPSCKSNINFYDNIPVLSWLILGGKCRSCKNKISLLYPIIELIHGLGWLSIYLLFGFSIKFFIGIAFFSILLAISIIDLKTFTIPVKLQISLLILAIINLSIEFFYPYYDYSFMNLLIGGLTGFALTFFISFIGKLILKQEALGGGDIFLLGYGGFLIGSYSVFLSFFLGSIFGIIFYIIPTLKNKFMKNKELKLLLSNIKTKNDFYEFLVEDSDKYIPSDSKDELRYFFALHMKQKTVEATKLLSEFNSKSLKDSDVLDVCDEDILGYNDQIFNLTFLKAEAKKYNLPFYDLIKDLASERIEIITSKNLDDTFLKSKSLNELLKLNKISQYSGYTEEQIKIENFLLGERFSDHRDYILTTLAYIFYTDQMKSEFNRVYKMIENDEDHSILFYKLAIYRQYFFRTRLPFGPHLSAGMLISYFFGKELIDLYINNILGF from the coding sequence ATGAAAAATTTAATAGTTGCAACTTTTGATAATTGGTACACAGTATTACTTTTTGGTTTATTATATGGATCTTTTCTGAATGTAGTAATATATCGCATACCAAAAGGACTATCAATTTCTTACCCACCATCAAATTGTCCATCATGTAAAAGTAATATAAATTTTTACGATAATATCCCGGTTTTAAGCTGGTTGATCTTAGGTGGTAAATGTAGGTCTTGTAAAAATAAGATAAGTTTGTTGTATCCAATAATTGAACTGATTCACGGTTTAGGATGGCTTTCAATTTACCTCCTTTTTGGGTTTTCAATAAAATTTTTTATTGGTATTGCCTTCTTCTCTATTCTATTAGCGATATCTATTATAGATTTAAAAACGTTCACCATACCAGTAAAACTACAGATTTCTCTACTCATTTTGGCTATAATAAATCTATCTATTGAATTTTTCTATCCTTACTATGACTATTCTTTTATGAATTTACTAATAGGTGGTTTAACAGGATTCGCATTGACTTTCTTTATCTCATTTATTGGAAAACTTATTTTAAAACAAGAGGCTTTAGGGGGTGGAGACATCTTCTTACTAGGTTATGGAGGTTTTCTAATTGGGAGCTATTCAGTATTTTTATCTTTTTTTCTAGGATCAATATTTGGTATAATTTTTTATATAATACCAACACTCAAAAATAAATTCATGAAAAATAAAGAGTTAAAATTATTACTATCCAATATTAAAACAAAAAACGATTTCTATGAGTTCTTAGTTGAGGATTCGGATAAATATATCCCAAGCGATTCAAAAGATGAATTGCGGTATTTTTTTGCTCTCCATATGAAACAAAAGACTGTAGAAGCAACAAAGTTACTCTCAGAGTTTAATTCAAAATCTTTAAAAGACAGTGATGTTTTGGATGTTTGCGATGAAGATATTCTAGGTTATAATGATCAGATATTTAATTTGACTTTTCTCAAAGCCGAAGCAAAGAAATATAATTTGCCATTCTATGATTTAATAAAAGATCTGGCCTCTGAAAGAATCGAAATTATCACAAGTAAAAATCTGGATGATACCTTTCTTAAAAGTAAAAGTTTGAACGAACTCCTCAAACTAAATAAAATATCACAATACAGTGGTTATACAGAGGAACAGATTAAAATTGAGAATTTTCTTTTAGGTGAACGATTTTCAGATCATAGAGACTATATTTTAACTACACTGGCATATATCTTTTACACAGATCAAATGAAAAGTGAGTTTAACAGGGTTTATAAAATGATTGAGAATGATGAAGACCACTCAATACTGTTTTATAAACTTGCCATTTATCGTCAATATTTTTTCAGGACAAGGCTACCATTTGGTCCACACCTTTCTGCAGGAATGTTGATCTCCTATTTTTTTGGTAAAGAACTTATTGATTTATATATAAATAATATCTTGGGTTTCTAA
- a CDS encoding PAS domain S-box protein, whose amino-acid sequence MPNENVLYSEQLHKMDGMVFFKLNSIGTVTFISSSWKLYMHYTISESIDKKLSDFMAEDSSAIFNKFINSDIDLRFYDKINFIKRDKSILSANFEVEKVVSETSHHYEGVVFFYYPNQIKIEKELEYYRQLIKCSTDCFVVVDAEGKQNFISEVVEKMTGFKAKDLYGDIKKVIHPEDLPSVLQKFKEAAENPEKLYSLKYRHIHKTKGYVWLEANGKSYLNNPVINGFIVSVRDISEQVSREAQILENEKKYEEIFNFSPVILALSDFETGAYIEVNEQFLKTLKFKREDVIGKTASELNILEKSIREKLVNQYNLSGKLITKELTVVNSDGENIVGLLSGRDFYINEKKLWVTSFYDITEIKKYEKALKESEEKFRSLVDFLPDGVVVYKDFTLLYSNESAARIMDFPSVEEFLGQNVLTFVHPDCRESTTQLVEKVMKENIVGPRVENIFVTKTGRLIHVEVVALPVLFNQEYSLLIVFRDISEKKKLVEASLRYQKLESLGVLAGGIAHDFNNLLGSLYGYASIIECSVKDEKVLSFIKKISSTLEDAKALTQKLLTFSKGGEPLKEICSITVLIQDIIKFYKTLDRIIISTDITENLWMCNVDKSQISQVLSNILVNSREAMPLGGRVRVVAENYHADIVSKNGVNDFVKISVIDTGSGINREIIEKIFDPFFSTKEKGHGLGLATSYSIINKHNGFMEVESESGMGTTVSIFLPAIVS is encoded by the coding sequence ATGCCCAATGAAAATGTTTTGTATAGTGAACAGTTACATAAAATGGATGGAATGGTGTTTTTTAAACTAAATTCTATTGGAACAGTTACTTTTATAAGTAGTTCCTGGAAATTATACATGCATTACACAATTTCTGAATCAATAGACAAAAAATTGAGTGATTTTATGGCAGAAGATTCAAGTGCTATATTTAATAAGTTTATTAATTCTGACATAGATCTAAGGTTTTATGATAAGATAAATTTCATCAAGAGAGATAAAAGTATTTTATCTGCTAATTTTGAAGTTGAAAAAGTTGTTAGTGAAACCTCCCACCATTATGAAGGGGTGGTTTTTTTTTATTATCCTAATCAAATAAAAATAGAGAAAGAGCTTGAATATTATAGACAATTAATAAAATGCTCTACTGACTGTTTTGTTGTTGTTGATGCAGAAGGAAAACAAAATTTTATTAGTGAAGTCGTTGAAAAAATGACTGGATTTAAAGCAAAAGATCTGTATGGTGATATTAAAAAAGTGATTCATCCTGAGGATTTACCCTCAGTACTTCAAAAATTCAAAGAAGCAGCTGAAAATCCAGAAAAACTATATTCGCTGAAGTATAGACACATTCATAAAACAAAAGGTTATGTATGGCTTGAAGCAAATGGTAAAAGCTATTTAAATAATCCTGTCATAAATGGTTTCATTGTTTCAGTACGTGATATTTCGGAGCAAGTAAGTAGAGAAGCTCAAATCTTGGAAAATGAGAAAAAATATGAAGAGATTTTTAATTTTAGTCCTGTAATTTTAGCTCTTTCCGATTTTGAAACTGGTGCTTATATAGAAGTCAATGAGCAATTTTTAAAAACATTAAAGTTTAAAAGAGAAGATGTTATAGGTAAAACAGCCTCTGAACTTAACATTTTGGAAAAAAGTATAAGGGAGAAACTTGTCAATCAATATAATTTATCTGGAAAACTTATTACTAAAGAGTTAACAGTTGTAAATTCAGATGGAGAAAACATTGTAGGTCTTTTATCTGGTAGAGATTTCTATATAAATGAAAAGAAACTATGGGTTACCTCATTTTACGATATTACCGAAATAAAAAAATATGAAAAAGCTCTGAAAGAGAGTGAAGAAAAGTTTAGATCACTAGTAGATTTTTTGCCAGATGGAGTTGTAGTATATAAGGATTTCACTCTACTCTATTCCAATGAATCAGCAGCAAGAATAATGGATTTTCCATCAGTAGAAGAATTTCTAGGACAGAATGTATTAACTTTTGTTCATCCAGATTGTAGAGAATCTACTACTCAATTAGTTGAAAAAGTGATGAAAGAAAATATTGTTGGTCCAAGAGTTGAAAATATTTTTGTAACAAAAACAGGAAGATTGATCCATGTCGAAGTTGTGGCCCTTCCAGTTTTATTTAATCAGGAATATTCTTTACTTATAGTTTTTCGTGATATAAGCGAAAAGAAAAAGCTAGTTGAAGCTTCATTAAGATACCAAAAACTGGAGTCTCTGGGAGTTTTGGCTGGTGGTATTGCTCATGATTTCAATAATCTTTTGGGTAGCTTGTATGGTTATGCAAGTATTATAGAATGTTCAGTCAAAGATGAAAAAGTATTATCATTTATAAAGAAAATCTCATCGACCTTGGAGGATGCCAAAGCTTTAACCCAGAAACTATTAACATTTTCAAAAGGTGGAGAACCTTTAAAAGAGATATGTTCTATAACTGTTTTAATTCAAGATATAATTAAGTTCTATAAAACTTTAGATAGAATTATCATAAGTACTGATATAACTGAAAATTTATGGATGTGTAATGTTGATAAAAGTCAAATTTCACAAGTACTTAGTAATATTTTAGTTAATTCACGAGAGGCAATGCCATTAGGTGGAAGAGTCAGAGTGGTAGCAGAAAATTATCATGCCGATATTGTTAGTAAAAATGGAGTTAACGATTTTGTTAAAATTTCTGTAATTGATACAGGTTCTGGTATCAATCGTGAGATTATAGAAAAGATTTTTGATCCGTTTTTTTCCACGAAAGAGAAAGGGCATGGTCTGGGGCTTGCCACCTCATATTCAATAATAAACAAACATAATGGTTTCATGGAAGTTGAATCTGAGTCTGGAATGGGAACTACAGTAAGTATCTTCTTACCTGCAATTGTATCATAA
- a CDS encoding outer membrane protein transport protein, with protein MRILITLLLTACVALLHAGGFQINEHGAKAMAMGNAFTAVANDASAVYFNPAGICFLGDSKIMGGFSIIKPEATFRGPLPYSIDEYKLEEQYFNPINFYYTTQLNEDFAFGFAVNNPFGMGTKWEEDWVGKYLAIETELRTFFFTPAVSFKIYENFSFGASISYVYADVLIKKAKSLAPFDGEDAIVELTGDDNKTYGYSFSLMYKPLDNLSLGLNYKSQVDLQFEGEADIEAPSNLEAILPYGDINANLDLPANLLFGVSYNPIEELTIALDYQYVWWSSYDEMKVTFTENEDWTTVSERDYDNSYILRGGVDYSFMNYENEFLKNLSLRCGLFYDNHPVKDNMAEPSLPDSDRLGFNYGLGYTFLENFNIDLAYLFLRFDEKKINDSDVSYTDGFTPFNGVYNAITHVAAINLSYKF; from the coding sequence ATGAGAATATTGATAACTCTGCTATTAACTGCCTGTGTAGCACTTTTACATGCTGGAGGTTTCCAGATTAATGAACACGGTGCAAAGGCAATGGCAATGGGAAATGCATTCACAGCTGTTGCAAACGATGCATCGGCAGTATACTTCAACCCTGCAGGAATATGTTTTCTTGGTGACAGTAAAATCATGGGTGGATTTTCAATAATTAAACCCGAAGCGACCTTCAGGGGTCCATTACCATACAGTATAGATGAATATAAATTGGAAGAACAGTATTTTAATCCAATAAATTTCTACTATACTACGCAATTAAATGAAGATTTTGCATTTGGTTTTGCTGTTAACAATCCATTCGGTATGGGAACAAAGTGGGAAGAGGATTGGGTTGGTAAATATCTGGCAATTGAAACGGAGTTGCGTACTTTCTTTTTTACACCAGCAGTATCCTTTAAAATTTATGAGAATTTCTCTTTCGGTGCATCAATATCCTATGTTTATGCTGATGTTCTCATAAAAAAGGCAAAAAGTTTAGCACCATTTGATGGAGAAGATGCAATTGTTGAACTTACCGGTGACGATAATAAAACATATGGCTACTCATTTTCTCTTATGTACAAGCCATTAGATAATCTGTCATTAGGATTGAATTACAAATCTCAAGTTGATCTTCAGTTTGAGGGTGAGGCTGATATAGAAGCTCCGTCAAATTTAGAAGCAATCTTGCCGTATGGTGATATCAATGCGAATTTAGATTTACCTGCTAATCTATTGTTTGGAGTGTCGTATAATCCTATAGAGGAACTAACAATCGCTCTGGATTATCAGTATGTCTGGTGGAGTTCATACGATGAAATGAAAGTAACTTTTACAGAAAATGAAGATTGGACGACTGTTAGTGAAAGAGATTACGACAATTCATACATCTTACGAGGTGGAGTGGATTATAGCTTTATGAATTATGAAAATGAGTTCCTAAAAAACCTATCCCTTAGATGTGGATTGTTCTATGATAATCATCCAGTAAAAGACAATATGGCAGAGCCAAGCCTTCCTGACTCAGACAGACTGGGATTCAATTATGGTCTTGGGTATACATTCCTGGAAAATTTCAACATAGATCTTGCATATCTATTCTTGAGATTTGACGAGAAGAAAATAAATGATTCTGATGTTTCATATACTGATGGCTTCACTCCATTTAATGGTGTATATAATGCGATTACTCATGTTGCGGCAATAAATTTATCTTACAAATTTTAG
- a CDS encoding AEC family transporter, whose product MKSTAVITPILLIIFLGYILRKKGIISKEGSENLTKIVFNVFIPILLFKNTAFSKLPDISIFGFVLTYYVAAVMTYLTGLLINRFFFKKNLRESSIFGLGSSYSNTVLIGVPFLLSAFGEIAMLPLFSIVTFQAATLFTMTTFLCESQGSNGFDIFRKTLIGFMKNPIIVSLFGGIIFNYFEIPLPEIILSSLNYLSEASLPSSLIVLGSILYDYSIKGHINRVFVMSSLKLVLFPAIVWLLFIMLNLNLDPFWIKIGIITAAFPTGINTYFFSKKYNSEREVLASSIMFSSLLSIFTLGLLLEIL is encoded by the coding sequence ATGAAATCTACAGCAGTAATAACACCAATTCTACTAATAATATTCCTTGGATATATTCTAAGGAAAAAAGGTATTATTTCCAAAGAGGGTTCTGAGAATCTTACTAAAATAGTTTTCAATGTTTTCATACCCATTTTACTTTTTAAAAATACTGCTTTTTCTAAACTTCCAGACATCTCTATCTTTGGATTTGTTCTAACATATTATGTCGCAGCAGTTATGACATATTTGACAGGTCTTCTAATAAATAGATTTTTTTTTAAGAAAAACTTAAGAGAATCCTCTATTTTTGGATTGGGATCATCCTATTCAAACACAGTTTTGATTGGAGTACCATTTTTACTTTCAGCATTTGGCGAAATAGCCATGTTGCCTCTTTTCAGTATCGTAACATTTCAAGCAGCAACTCTTTTTACAATGACAACATTTTTGTGTGAATCTCAAGGTAGTAATGGATTTGATATTTTTCGAAAAACTCTTATCGGTTTTATGAAAAATCCGATTATTGTGAGTCTCTTTGGTGGAATTATTTTTAACTATTTTGAAATACCTCTTCCTGAAATTATACTTAGTTCATTAAATTATCTTTCTGAAGCAAGTCTCCCTTCCTCATTGATTGTTTTGGGCTCTATACTATACGATTATTCAATCAAAGGACACATAAATAGAGTATTCGTAATGTCTTCTTTAAAGCTTGTTTTATTTCCAGCTATTGTATGGCTTTTGTTTATAATGTTAAATTTAAATTTAGATCCTTTTTGGATAAAAATAGGCATTATAACAGCCGCTTTTCCCACTGGTATAAATACTTATTTCTTTTCAAAGAAGTATAATAGTGAGAGGGAAGTATTGGCTTCTTCAATTATGTTTTCATCACTTCTTTCGATTTTTACTCTTGGTTTATTATTGGAAATTTTATAA
- a CDS encoding Dabb family protein yields MFVHVVMWKLKKEDCISNSLKIKELLENLASKMDEVKDLEVGIDISNTEASYELVLYSVFKNRDNYEIYRDCDEHKKIVGFINSVTIDRKVVDYER; encoded by the coding sequence ATGTTCGTACATGTGGTAATGTGGAAGTTGAAAAAAGAGGATTGTATTTCGAACTCTTTAAAAATTAAAGAATTACTCGAAAATTTAGCTTCAAAAATGGATGAAGTAAAAGATCTTGAAGTAGGTATTGATATTTCAAATACTGAAGCAAGTTATGAACTTGTTTTATATTCAGTTTTTAAGAACAGAGATAATTATGAAATTTACAGAGATTGTGATGAACACAAAAAAATAGTAGGATTCATTAATTCTGTTACTATAGACAGAAAAGTTGTTGATTATGAAAGATAA
- a CDS encoding GNAT family N-acetyltransferase, translating into MKDNEISEYVAKNICIRKANPEDAKGIVNVHFESWKSTYRGIFPDNWLDKSEDQVFESIEKRKNQILSEQHTLWPNFVAEFDGKIVGWVAGSINDQKDFNLDCDLSAIYILEDYQGLGIGTMLVKIFAKFIISRGYSSFILWVLKENYKARSFYEKLGGDLVGESKYKSTYPVVAYGWKNLSLFVN; encoded by the coding sequence ATGAAAGATAATGAGATTTCGGAGTACGTAGCTAAAAATATTTGTATAAGAAAAGCTAATCCAGAAGATGCTAAAGGTATTGTAAATGTCCATTTTGAAAGTTGGAAGAGCACTTACAGAGGTATATTCCCAGATAATTGGCTGGATAAAAGTGAAGATCAGGTTTTTGAATCTATCGAGAAACGTAAGAATCAGATTTTATCAGAACAACATACTCTTTGGCCAAATTTTGTAGCTGAGTTTGATGGTAAAATCGTTGGTTGGGTAGCAGGAAGTATAAATGATCAGAAAGATTTTAATCTAGATTGCGATTTATCAGCAATATATATACTTGAAGACTATCAGGGATTAGGCATCGGAACCATGCTGGTAAAAATTTTTGCAAAGTTTATAATTTCAAGAGGTTATTCATCTTTTATTTTATGGGTTCTTAAGGAAAATTATAAAGCAAGGAGTTTTTATGAAAAACTTGGAGGAGATCTTGTTGGAGAAAGCAAATATAAGAGTACTTACCCTGTAGTAGCGTATGGATGGAAGAACCTAAGCTTATTTGTTAACTGA
- a CDS encoding tandem-95 repeat protein: MQKIIIFLAMVFLISCEKYPYETKNPTLLKHLGDLSLNEDFGEKIFELNEYFAYSSELTYTISDQSLTSCNAKIENENLIVSSLDNKFGENSITISATSSVGNRTTDILHIVINAVNDIPTLTQIPDVSIMENESFEPIMMDNLVRDVDDNDSLIVWSVEDDENLIFNFDQDRILRISRKEATWFGSELVKIIATDASGASAHMYGKFSVVEIDLPIVINSYSPSNTSPVLMFEGETKVFDVSANDPNGNELSFIFKLDNEIVSYNSNFTYSPDENSAGTHVITVDIDDGATKSTEHIVWQVEVANQNQGPVVYANIPDITKTEDFDQFTINLLNYFNDPDGDSFIYETVYDDAEISLSISGDFLIIDAVPNWNGTAFISVKAIETNPEQLFVVDQFNVTITPENDPPSFSFTITSIEMLEDTPLQISFEDYITDIDGDELQISIVENNNFTLQQFDNYLITLTPIENFNGSENVFFKVFDGEFSATDNITINVSSVNDAPVLTLPEVPFELNEDTPIEISFDEYIFDEEGDNIIITLVNNSDFTFEQLSNYIVRLTPALNYNGSVNVTFEISDGNLTDEDDATINTLAVDDAPVLDPVPSQTIATGESFTLISLNDYLHEFDGDDVVFTTSTGVNLTLTVNSSNELTIGYEASWIGSETITITVTDQTSSLLSDSVDVVFEVEVP, from the coding sequence ATGCAAAAAATAATAATTTTTCTGGCGATGGTTTTTTTGATTTCTTGTGAAAAATATCCTTATGAGACAAAAAACCCAACTTTGCTTAAACACTTGGGTGATTTATCCTTAAATGAGGATTTTGGTGAAAAGATTTTTGAGTTAAATGAATATTTTGCATATTCGTCCGAATTAACCTATACAATTTCAGATCAATCATTAACATCATGTAACGCAAAGATTGAAAATGAAAATTTGATAGTTAGTTCTCTTGACAATAAATTTGGAGAAAACTCAATTACTATAAGTGCTACTTCATCAGTTGGTAATAGAACAACAGATATTCTTCACATTGTGATAAATGCTGTAAATGATATTCCAACCCTAACTCAGATACCTGATGTGTCGATCATGGAAAATGAATCATTCGAACCAATTATGATGGATAATTTGGTTAGAGACGTTGATGATAATGACTCTTTGATAGTATGGAGTGTAGAGGATGATGAGAATCTTATCTTCAATTTTGATCAAGATAGAATTTTAAGAATTAGCAGAAAAGAAGCTACTTGGTTTGGTAGTGAGCTTGTCAAAATAATTGCCACAGATGCATCGGGAGCATCAGCTCATATGTATGGAAAATTTTCAGTAGTTGAAATTGATCTTCCTATAGTTATAAACAGTTACTCTCCATCAAATACATCACCTGTTTTGATGTTTGAGGGAGAAACAAAGGTTTTTGATGTTTCTGCAAACGATCCAAATGGGAATGAGCTTTCTTTCATTTTTAAATTAGATAATGAAATAGTAAGTTATAATTCAAATTTTACTTATTCACCAGACGAAAACTCTGCCGGAACTCATGTAATTACAGTGGATATAGACGATGGAGCAACAAAAAGTACAGAACACATTGTTTGGCAGGTCGAAGTTGCAAATCAAAATCAAGGTCCTGTAGTTTATGCAAATATTCCAGATATTACGAAAACTGAAGATTTTGATCAGTTCACAATTAATCTATTAAATTATTTCAATGATCCTGACGGTGATTCTTTCATTTATGAAACTGTTTATGATGATGCAGAGATCAGTTTGAGTATATCGGGTGATTTTTTGATAATCGATGCAGTTCCGAACTGGAATGGAACCGCATTTATTTCTGTTAAAGCCATTGAAACAAATCCTGAGCAACTTTTCGTTGTAGATCAATTTAATGTTACAATTACACCTGAAAACGATCCCCCTTCATTTTCATTTACAATAACATCGATAGAAATGTTAGAGGATACTCCATTACAAATCTCTTTCGAGGATTACATTACGGATATTGATGGTGATGAACTTCAAATTTCAATAGTTGAAAATAATAATTTTACATTACAACAATTTGATAATTATCTGATTACTTTGACTCCTATAGAAAATTTTAATGGTTCAGAAAATGTTTTCTTTAAGGTTTTCGATGGAGAGTTTTCAGCAACTGACAATATCACTATTAATGTCTCTTCTGTTAATGACGCTCCGGTATTGACTTTACCAGAAGTTCCTTTCGAATTAAATGAAGACACTCCTATAGAGATTTCCTTTGATGAGTATATTTTTGATGAAGAAGGTGATAATATAATTATTACATTAGTTAATAATTCTGATTTTACATTTGAGCAATTGTCAAATTATATTGTTAGATTAACTCCAGCTTTAAATTATAATGGATCTGTAAATGTAACTTTTGAAATCAGTGATGGTAATTTAACTGATGAGGATGATGCTACAATCAATACTTTAGCTGTTGATGATGCACCTGTATTAGATCCTGTTCCATCTCAAACGATAGCTACTGGTGAAAGCTTTACATTGATTTCGTTAAATGACTACTTACATGAGTTTGATGGTGATGATGTTGTTTTTACTACTTCAACTGGAGTAAATCTTACTTTGACTGTTAATTCATCTAATGAATTAACAATTGGATATGAAGCTTCTTGGATAGGAAGTGAAACGATCACAATTACAGTTACTGATCAAACTTCATCTTTATTAAGCGATTCGGTTGATGTGGTTTTTGAAGTTGAAGTTCCTTAG